A stretch of DNA from Gymnodinialimonas sp. 57CJ19:
TCTGGGAGATCGACCCGTCCAAGCACAAAGAAGGCAGCGTCACCCACACGATGGGCTGGCCTCTGGGCAGCAATGCGGGCGGCGGCAGCTTCATCTACCACCTTGAAAACAATCAGGTGTATGTGGGGTTCGTGGTCCACCTCGGCTACAAGAACCCGCATGTCTTCCCCTACATGGAATTCCAGCGTTTCAAGCACCATCCAATGGTGGCAGAGCTTCTGGAAGGCGGTAAACGCATCGCCTACGGCGCCCGCGCGATCACCGAAGGGGGCTACCAGTCGCTGTGCAAGATGGTGGCGCCGGGTGTGGCGCTTCTGGGCTGTTCCGTGGGCATGGTCAACGTGCCGCGTATCAAGGGCAACCATAACGCCATGCTGTCAGGCAAAGCCGCGGCAGAGGCTGCGTTTGAGGCGATCGGGGCGGGCCGCGCCTCGGACGAGTTGAGCGATTATGAAACAGAGGTTCGGACCGGCGCGATCGGCCAAGACCTGAAAAAAGTGCGCAACGTGAAGCCGATCTGGTCGAAGCGGGGGCTTATGGCCTCGCTCGTGTTCGGCGGCATGGACATGTGGACAAACACGCTGGGTTTCAGCCTGTTTGGCACGTTGAAGCACGGCAAGACCGACGCTGCCGCGACGGAAAAGGCAGCGGATCACCAGAAGATCGACTATCCCCGGCCCGATGGCGTCTTGTCCTTTGATCGCCTGACGAATGTGGCGTTCTCTTTCACCAACCACGAAGAAAGCCAGCCCGCGCATCTGAAACTGCGCGATAGCACGGTGCCCATCGCGGTGAACCTGCCACTTTATGACGAGCCTGCGCAGCGCTATTGCCCGGCCGGTGTCTATGAGGTGGTGGAAGAGGCGGGCAAAGACCCGCGCTTTGTCATCAACTTCCAAAACTGCGTTCACTGCAAGACCTGCGACATCAAAGACCCGTCGCAGAACATCCATTGGACGGTGCCTCAGGGCGGTGACGGGCCGAACTACCCCAACATGTGATCAGGGCAGGCGGACACCAACATTCGATATTGTGAGAAGGGCTTGATTGCCCTTCCCTCAGACGCGGCCTAGTCTTTGACGAAACCGCCCCGATCTGGGGCTGAGGAGAGCATGAATGACGTCCAACCGACCCCTGTTCGCACTGGCCTTTGCAGCGATCTTTGCGCCGATCACGGCCCAAGCCGATAGCTTGTCCGGCGCTTATCTGGCGGGGCGGGCGGCTGCGATCACCGGCGATCACGCGGCGGCGGCTGAATATTTCGACCAAGCGCTACAGTTCGACCCCGGCAACGCCTTTTTGGTGTCCAACACCGTGTTTGCCTATGCCTCGCTTGGGGAATGGGAAGCGGCGCAAGCGGCGGCGCAACAGCTCGATGCCGATGCAGAGGGGCAGGAGCTGGCCGAATTGGTCGCCTTTGTGCGCCTCATTTCCGAGGGAGAGTTTCAGGACGCCCTTGATATGATCGAGGCCGGCAACGGCCCCGGCCCCTTGGCCGATGACCTTACTGGCGCGTGGCTGACCTTTGGGCTTGGCGATATGTCCGGCGCTGTAGAGCGGTTTGAGGCGCTGGCGTCCGAGCGCGGTCTGGAAGAGCTGGCGGCACTGCATCTGGCCTTGGCCCGCGCCGCAACGGGCGATTTTGAGGCCGCCAACGAAATCCTCTCGGGTGAAACCGGGGTGCAGATCACCAACACCGAACGCGTCGTGCGCGCCCGCGCCATCATCCTAGTGCAACTCGGCCGGCGCGGAGAGGCGTTGGACCTTCTGGATGGCTATACACAAGCCGTCCCGGACCCGGGCCTTCTGGCGCTACAGGCCAGCCTCGGCGCGGGGGCGGACATGCCCTATGATTTCGTGCTGACCGCCCAAGACGGCGTGGCCG
This window harbors:
- a CDS encoding electron transfer flavoprotein-ubiquinone oxidoreductase, with amino-acid sequence MSEIERESMEYDVVIVGAGPAGLSAAIRLKQLDADLNVVVLEKGSEVGAHILSGAVLDPCGLDALIPDWKEKGAPLNVPVKDDNFYMLGEAGGVRVPNFPMPPLMNNHGNYIVSMGNVCRWMAEQAEEMGVEIFPGMACSEMVYGENGEVRGVVAGVFGLEEDGSIGENTEPGMELLGKYVFLSEGVRGSLSQEVIAKYDLAKDAEPQKYGLGMKEIWEIDPSKHKEGSVTHTMGWPLGSNAGGGSFIYHLENNQVYVGFVVHLGYKNPHVFPYMEFQRFKHHPMVAELLEGGKRIAYGARAITEGGYQSLCKMVAPGVALLGCSVGMVNVPRIKGNHNAMLSGKAAAEAAFEAIGAGRASDELSDYETEVRTGAIGQDLKKVRNVKPIWSKRGLMASLVFGGMDMWTNTLGFSLFGTLKHGKTDAAATEKAADHQKIDYPRPDGVLSFDRLTNVAFSFTNHEESQPAHLKLRDSTVPIAVNLPLYDEPAQRYCPAGVYEVVEEAGKDPRFVINFQNCVHCKTCDIKDPSQNIHWTVPQGGDGPNYPNM